A part of Roseitalea porphyridii genomic DNA contains:
- a CDS encoding Na+/H+ antiporter subunit C, whose translation MEVAVAVLTGLYFAVSIYLMLSQHIIRILLGTVTLSTGANLTIFAMGRITREVPPIIPDGRYLPAEGAANALPQALVLTAIVIAFSLFAFLLVLVMRSYQELGTDDTEAMRDAEPRGEPLPPLGY comes from the coding sequence ATGGAAGTCGCCGTCGCGGTCCTCACGGGCCTTTACTTTGCCGTCTCGATCTATCTGATGCTGTCCCAGCACATCATCCGCATCCTGCTGGGCACGGTGACGCTGTCGACCGGCGCAAACCTGACGATCTTCGCGATGGGACGGATCACCCGCGAGGTGCCGCCGATCATTCCCGATGGCCGGTACCTTCCCGCCGAAGGGGCGGCCAACGCGCTGCCGCAGGCGCTGGTGCTGACCGCGATCGTCATCGCCTTTTCGCTGTTTGCCTTTCTGCTCGTGCTGGTGATGCGCTCCTATCAGGAGCTCGGCACCGACGACACCGAGGCCATGCGCGACGCCGAGCCGCGTGGCGAACCGCTGCCGCCGCTGGGCTACTGA
- a CDS encoding Na+/H+ antiporter subunit B, which translates to MRTLIFRSTAPYLTALMMLYSVFVLLRGHNEPGGGFIGGLIAASALAIYGIACGVSPVRRAIRYHPMAIAGFGLFVAAIAGLFSPFVGVPYMTGLWIYPVVFGMELKLSTTLIFDIGVYLVVLGSITSIALALEERERD; encoded by the coding sequence ATGCGTACGCTGATCTTCCGTTCGACCGCGCCCTATCTGACGGCCCTGATGATGCTCTATTCGGTGTTCGTGCTGCTGCGCGGCCACAACGAGCCCGGCGGCGGCTTCATCGGCGGTCTGATCGCCGCGTCCGCGCTCGCCATCTACGGTATCGCCTGCGGCGTCTCGCCCGTGCGGCGGGCGATCCGCTATCATCCCATGGCGATCGCCGGATTCGGCCTGTTCGTCGCGGCGATCGCGGGTCTGTTCTCGCCGTTCGTCGGCGTGCCCTACATGACGGGCCTGTGGATCTATCCGGTGGTGTTCGGCATGGAACTCAAGCTGTCGACGACGCTCATCTTCGACATCGGCGTCTATCTGGTCGTGCTCGGTTCGATCACCTCGATCGCGCTGGCGCTCGAAGAAAGGGAGCGTGACTGA